The genomic segment AACCGTCGCCCTGACGGGCACACCAAATCAGGAATATCGTTCCGAACACGATGCCCAACACCACGCCCCCTGCATGGCTGAGCGAATTCCAGACCTCTTCTTTCCGGCTCTGTACCTTTTTCATGCGGGCAAAGATATAACAAAATTCCGATGAAACCGACATTTTTTCGCGAAAAAGCGGTGGATTGTTTGTATTTCTTTTTATCTTTGTCGTGCTTTCGCGAGCCATGAAATAGTTTTCAGATGACATTGGTTATTGTTATACAGTTGTTGATTGTGCTTGCCTTGATATTTATCGGGGCACGGACGGGTGGTATCGGACTGGGCATCTACGGCATGCTGGGTGTCTTTATCCTGGTGTTTGTCTTCGGTCTGCAGCCGGGCAAAGTGCCTATCGATGTGATGCTCATCATCGTTTCTGTGATTACGGCGACGGCGATGTTGGAGGCTGCCGGCGGATTGGACTATCTGGTTCAGGTTGCCGCGCGTTTCCTCCGAAAGCATCCTGAGCATATCACCTATTATGGTCCGCTGACGACGTGGCTCTTTTGTCTGGTGGCAGGCACGGCACACACCTCTTATTCGTTGCTGCCGATTATCTCGGAGATAGCCACGAACAACAAGATTCGTCCCGAGCGCCCGATGACCGTTGCGACGATTGCCGCCTCACTGGGTATTACGGGCAGTCCGATGTCTGCCGCGACGGCTGCGCTTATCAGCAACGACCTGCTGGGCGCTCAGGGAATCGAGCTGAAAGATATTCTGCTCATTTGTATTCCTGCTTCGTTCATCGCCATTCTCGTGGCAGCGTTCGTGCAGAATTTCGTGGGCAAGGAGCTGGAGGACGACCCTGAGTATCAGCGCCGGGTGCGTGAAGGACTGATTGTTTCCGAAGAGGAAGGAGCGTCTGTTCAAAAAGCGTCTTATGACAAGCGTGCGAAGTATTCCGTGTTTGCCTTTCTGGCAGGCGTGGTGCTGGTGGTGCTGTTCGGTTCTGTTCCGTCGTTGCGCCCGTCGTTCGAGGTCAATGGCGTACCGGAGCGTCTGTCGATGACGGACACGATAGAGATGGTGATGATGTCGGTGGCGGTGCTCATTCTGCTCGTCTCTCGCGCCAATGTGGGGAAAGCCGTCAGTGGCAACATCTTCCAGGCAGGTATGGTGGCGGTGGTAGCCATTTTCGGTATTGCGTGGATGGGCGACACGTTCTTTACGGGCAATATGGAGTTTTTCCGAACGCAGATATCCCATATCGTCACGCAGTATCCTTATCTCTTCTCCGTTGCCTTGTTCCTGATGAGCATCATGCTCTTCTCACAGGCGGCAGCCGTGCGCACCCTCTATCCGCTGGGCATCGCACTGGGCATCAGTCCGTTGGCACTCATCGCCATGTTCCCGGCAGTCAACGGCTACTTCTTCATTCCCAACTATCCCACGGAGGTGGCAGCCATCAATTTCGACCGCACGGGAACGACGCGCATCGGCAAATATGTGCTCAACCATTCGTTCCAGCTTGCAGGCTTCATCACCACCATTGTCAGCATCGGACTCGGCTACGTGATAACGCTCTTTTATTGAGAT from the Prevotella sp. Rep29 genome contains:
- a CDS encoding anaerobic C4-dicarboxylate transporter family protein, whose product is MTLVIVIQLLIVLALIFIGARTGGIGLGIYGMLGVFILVFVFGLQPGKVPIDVMLIIVSVITATAMLEAAGGLDYLVQVAARFLRKHPEHITYYGPLTTWLFCLVAGTAHTSYSLLPIISEIATNNKIRPERPMTVATIAASLGITGSPMSAATAALISNDLLGAQGIELKDILLICIPASFIAILVAAFVQNFVGKELEDDPEYQRRVREGLIVSEEEGASVQKASYDKRAKYSVFAFLAGVVLVVLFGSVPSLRPSFEVNGVPERLSMTDTIEMVMMSVAVLILLVSRANVGKAVSGNIFQAGMVAVVAIFGIAWMGDTFFTGNMEFFRTQISHIVTQYPYLFSVALFLMSIMLFSQAAAVRTLYPLGIALGISPLALIAMFPAVNGYFFIPNYPTEVAAINFDRTGTTRIGKYVLNHSFQLAGFITTIVSIGLGYVITLFY